A single Fundidesulfovibrio terrae DNA region contains:
- a CDS encoding transporter substrate-binding domain-containing protein has product MVRLLAGIRAICAAFCVLALSTPALAGTPVKVGVYNFAPLLFYENGQAQGLFVDVLRDVAAKQQWDLEFVFGSWPECLSRLEKNEIDILLCMGWSEEREGKFDFSKEYLFLDWGVIYRRKGAPIHTLFDLADSDYDLKNKYDFRHIGGKRESSPGKGTRFTIELPLHESRP; this is encoded by the coding sequence ATGGTGCGCCTCTTAGCTGGTATCCGAGCCATCTGCGCCGCTTTCTGCGTGCTCGCGCTGTCCACGCCGGCCCTGGCGGGCACCCCGGTCAAGGTCGGGGTCTACAACTTCGCTCCGCTGCTGTTCTACGAAAACGGCCAGGCCCAGGGCCTGTTCGTGGACGTGCTCAGGGACGTGGCCGCCAAGCAGCAGTGGGATCTCGAATTCGTGTTCGGTTCCTGGCCCGAATGCCTCTCCAGGCTTGAAAAAAACGAGATAGACATCCTGCTGTGCATGGGGTGGTCCGAGGAGAGGGAAGGAAAGTTCGATTTCTCCAAGGAGTACCTTTTCCTGGACTGGGGGGTGATCTACCGCCGCAAGGGAGCGCCCATCCATACCCTGTTCGACCTGGCGGACAGCGATTACGATCTCAAGAATAAATATGATTTCCGGCACATCGGTGGAAAGCGGGAATCCTCGCCGGGCAAGGGAACCCGCTTCACTATCGAACTGCCTCTCCACGAGAGCAGGCCGTGA
- a CDS encoding sulfite exporter TauE/SafE family protein, which yields MNEVASLGLIGLGFGAGAFGTLIGAGGGFVLMPILMVLYPGDPAETLTSISLAVVFFNALSGTEAYALARRIDYRSALLFSAAALPGAVLGALNTSAVPRRAFDALFGVLLLAGAAFLAFRRPAGNSKGSKIPGKTVRTITDAHGNTWTYRFSPALGAGLSMLVGYASSFLGIGGGIIHVPLMVYLLGFPVHVATATSHCILAAMSLSGVMTHIITGAFHQGVHRTTALAIGVVIGAQLGARLSERVGGGAIVRLLAGGLGLLGVRVLLLATGVWK from the coding sequence GTGAACGAGGTAGCCTCTCTCGGACTCATCGGCCTGGGTTTCGGCGCGGGAGCCTTCGGCACCCTCATCGGGGCGGGCGGCGGATTCGTGCTCATGCCGATCCTCATGGTGCTCTATCCCGGCGATCCGGCCGAAACCCTCACCAGCATCTCGCTGGCCGTCGTGTTCTTCAACGCCCTTTCCGGCACCGAGGCGTACGCTCTGGCCCGGCGCATCGACTACCGCTCCGCCCTGCTGTTCTCGGCCGCCGCCCTGCCCGGGGCGGTGCTCGGGGCGCTGAACACCTCGGCCGTGCCCAGGCGCGCATTCGACGCCCTCTTCGGCGTGCTCCTGCTGGCCGGCGCGGCCTTCCTGGCCTTCAGGAGGCCCGCAGGGAACTCCAAGGGCTCCAAGATTCCGGGCAAGACGGTGCGCACCATCACCGACGCCCACGGCAACACCTGGACCTACCGCTTCAGCCCTGCCCTTGGAGCTGGGCTGTCCATGCTGGTGGGATACGCCTCCAGCTTCCTGGGCATCGGCGGCGGAATCATCCACGTGCCGCTCATGGTCTACCTGCTGGGTTTTCCCGTGCACGTGGCCACGGCCACCTCGCACTGCATCCTGGCCGCAATGTCGCTCTCGGGTGTGATGACGCACATCATCACCGGCGCGTTTCACCAGGGCGTCCACCGCACAACGGCCCTGGCCATCGGCGTGGTGATCGGGGCGCAGCTCGGGGCCAGGCTCTCCGAGCGCGTCGGCGGTGGAGCCATCGTGCGCCTGCTGGCCGGAGGACTCGGCCTTCTCGGCGTGCGGGTGCTTCTCCTGGCCACGGGAGTTTGGAAATAA
- a CDS encoding ATP-binding protein: MKAIRKIVEIDEELCNGCGECIPNCAEGAMYIENGKAKLKADKLCDGLGACLGHCPMGALKVIEREADEFDEEAVHHELEAMKQAEAAPTLGCGCPGSSMMTMTRPAASGGCPGSRAASLNRTPAAPAPDASTKESYLGHWPVKLRLVPPEAPFLRGAEVIISADCAPVALPDFNSRLGGKVVMIACPKFDDPQPYLQKLVQMFRSSGVKKVQVLRMEVPCCTGLATLVKQAADIAGTGVPVEDLVVTRTGEVKAAEALGRLF, translated from the coding sequence ATGAAAGCGATACGCAAGATCGTGGAGATAGACGAAGAGCTGTGCAACGGCTGCGGCGAGTGCATTCCGAACTGCGCCGAGGGGGCCATGTACATCGAGAACGGCAAGGCCAAGCTCAAGGCCGACAAGCTGTGCGACGGACTGGGCGCCTGCCTGGGCCACTGCCCCATGGGCGCCCTCAAGGTGATCGAGCGCGAGGCCGACGAATTCGATGAAGAGGCCGTGCACCACGAACTGGAAGCCATGAAGCAGGCCGAAGCGGCCCCCACCCTGGGATGCGGCTGCCCCGGCTCCAGCATGATGACCATGACCCGTCCCGCCGCTAGCGGCGGTTGCCCCGGATCGCGCGCGGCCAGCCTGAACCGCACCCCGGCCGCACCGGCTCCGGACGCCTCCACCAAGGAGTCCTACCTGGGACACTGGCCTGTGAAGCTGCGCCTGGTCCCGCCCGAGGCTCCCTTCCTGCGCGGAGCCGAAGTGATCATCTCTGCCGACTGCGCTCCCGTGGCCCTGCCCGATTTCAACAGCCGACTGGGCGGCAAGGTGGTCATGATCGCCTGCCCCAAATTTGACGACCCCCAGCCCTACCTGCAGAAGCTGGTGCAGATGTTCAGGTCCTCCGGGGTCAAGAAGGTCCAGGTGCTGCGCATGGAAGTGCCCTGCTGCACCGGGCTGGCCACTCTGGTGAAGCAGGCCGCCGACATCGCTGGGACCGGCGTGCCGGTCGAAGACCTGGTTGTCACCCGCACCGGCGAAGTGAAGGCCGCCGAGGCCCTGGGCCGGTTGTTCTAA